Genomic window (bacterium):
GGCGTGACCGGCGCGACGGCCGCCAGCACCTCGCGCGGCGCGAACGCGGCGGCCCGCGCCCCGGCTTCCCGCCAGGCGGCGAACAGGGGCGCGGCGCCCGCCGCCTGCACCCCGAACACGGCCGGCACCCGGTCCAGCCGTCCGACCTCCGCCAGCTCGACGAAGGCCTTGGCAGTCGACGACACGATGCAGCCGTCGCCCGTCGGCACGAACACCGCGTCGGGCGCCCGGAAATCCAGGGCGTGGGCGATCTCCAGGGCGCAGGTCTTCTTGCCCTCGACCAGCAGCGGGTTGTAGGCGCAGTTGCGGGAGTACCAGCCGTGCTCCCGCGTCTCCCGGACGGACAGGTCGAAGGCCTCGTCGTAGGTGCCGTCGATGCGGCGGACCTCGGCGCCGTGCAGCTCGAGCTGCGCCAGCTTGGCCCGGGGCGCGGCGGCCGGCACGAAGATGGTCGTGCGCACGCCCGCGCGTGCCGCCAGCACCGCGAGGCTGGCGGCGGCGTTGCCCGTCGAGGCGGCGGCCACGTGCGAGACGCCCAGGCGGGCGCAGTCGGCCATCGCCATGGCCGTGGCGCGGTCCTTCAGGCTGGCAGAGGGCAGCGCGGTGTCGTCCTTCAGCAGCAGGTGGGGGAGGCCGAGGTGCTCGCGCAGGCGGTGCGGGGCGTGCAGCGGTGTGTCGCCGAGCGACCAGCAGGCGTGGGGCGCCTCCGGCCGCAGCGGCAGCAGGGCGGCGTAGCGCCAGAGGTCGGGACGGCCCCGCGCCGGGAACGGGTCGCCGTCGGGCAGGCCGTCGCGGATCGCCGCGTGGTCGTAGGTCGCGTCGAGGATACCCTCGTCGCCGCAGTCAACGCAGACGAAGCCGCGGTGGTCCGTCGGGTGCGCCTTGCCGCACAGCCCGCAGGCGTACCCCGTCCAGTGCGGATTGGTCCCGACCCGCGGCAGCTGCATCGCGCGCCCCCGGCTTCTACATGGTGAGGGCCATGATGGCCTTGGCCGTGTGCAGGCGGTTCTCGGCCTGGTCCCAGACCACGGACTGCGGGCCGTCGATCACCGCGTCGGTGACCTCCTGGCCGCGCGTGGCCGGCAGCGGGTGCATGTAGATCGCGTCGGGCGCGGCCAGCTTCATGCGGCGCTCGTCGCAGATCCAGCCGGGGTACTTCTCGATGTGCTGCACGGCGGCCGCGCGGTCGGGCTCGTGCACCAGGCAGCCCCAGCTCTTGGGGTAGACCACGTGGGCGCCCTCGAAGCCCGCGTCCATGTCGTCGACCATCTCGAACTTGCCGCCGCTGCGCTTCGCGTTCGCGCGGGCGCGATCGAGGATGTCCGGCATCAGCTTGAACTCGGGCGGGTGGGCCAGCGTCACGTCCAGGCCCATGCGCGTCATGATCAGGATCTCGGACTGGGGCACCGAGATCGGGCGCACGTAGCTGGGGGCGTAGGTCCAGCTGACCACGATCTTGCGGCCCCGCGTCTCGCCGCGGAACTTCTCGCGCAC
Coding sequences:
- a CDS encoding pyridoxal-phosphate dependent enzyme, yielding MQLPRVGTNPHWTGYACGLCGKAHPTDHRGFVCVDCGDEGILDATYDHAAIRDGLPDGDPFPARGRPDLWRYAALLPLRPEAPHACWSLGDTPLHAPHRLREHLGLPHLLLKDDTALPSASLKDRATAMAMADCARLGVSHVAAASTGNAAASLAVLAARAGVRTTIFVPAAAPRAKLAQLELHGAEVRRIDGTYDEAFDLSVRETREHGWYSRNCAYNPLLVEGKKTCALEIAHALDFRAPDAVFVPTGDGCIVSSTAKAFVELAEVGRLDRVPAVFGVQAAGAAPLFAAWREAGARAAAFAPREVLAAVAPVTPATIADSISVGVPRNRLKAWKYVARTGGGFLAVEDEAIREAIRLLARLAGVWAEPSGAAGFAGLMQARAQGLIGPHDKVVALVTGHGLKDPLAGVS
- a CDS encoding ornithine carbamoyltransferase; translated protein: MSKILQGKHFIDTEDWADDELELMLATAGDLKRKFYRDEPHALLRDRTLFALFFEQSTRTRNSMEAGMTQLGGHCHVLTPDKLQLSHGETVMDTARVLGRMGHGIAIRNCDFGVGNKFMRQIAGISRVPLINLQCDVYHPCQAAADIMTVREKFRGETRGRKIVVSWTYAPSYVRPISVPQSEILIMTRMGLDVTLAHPPEFKLMPDILDRARANAKRSGGKFEMVDDMDAGFEGAHVVYPKSWGCLVHEPDRAAAVQHIEKYPGWICDERRMKLAAPDAIYMHPLPATRGQEVTDAVIDGPQSVVWDQAENRLHTAKAIMALTM